Within the Trichoderma breve strain T069 chromosome 3, whole genome shotgun sequence genome, the region CAACTCCGACAAAGCCACACCCAAGAGGCATGATGGCCATGCCGCCGGCAACGCTCTGAACCAGGACATTTTCCACCGGACTGAACGGGAAGCGCAAGTGAggcttgagcagcttgaagaCGGCAAATCCCATGAGACTTGACGGCATCGACATGATGGAGACCCAGCCTGTCTGCAGGCCAAAGTACATGTTGGCGGCGCATATGATGGTACCAACAGCAAGGCCGGCAGCCACACCGCGAACGGTGAAGCTGCGCCCTTGAGGGGACGGAGAAGCCATTGTTAGGGGGCCGTTGGCACTATATGCATTGGAGTCTATTGGGATGCTAAATCAGTTAATTAGCCAACCGCGAATAGCTGTAGCCCGATCGAAATGATGAATCCGGTGCTTTTCTTTCACCCTTTCGTGAGCTTGTAAGATCAGATACAAGCTCAAAGGGTGCACAGCTTATAAGGAACTGCTCGGCTTTCAGTGGCTCCTCGGTATTACTAATTTGAAGATACCATGCAAGGGCGCGCGCACTAGCGCGTCGACCAATAATCTTGCCGAGAGAGGCGTATGACACCATCGTCTAGGTAGGCAGTctctcagcttcatcaaaatAAATTTATACCTGGAGGaatttataaagcttatgAATGAACTCTGAATTGAGGTTGAGTAACCATGCTACCCCATTTGACCTTTATTTTCTGTTCAAAGTGGGATCCCTCAAGACAGGCTATTCAGTATAACTGCTTAAACGGTATATGTGATATACAAAGCCGTGTCTACTTTATACCCTTTGTGCCTGACATACGCCCATCGAGCTGTGCATCTATTGAACCTTTTTGTCCTGGTATTGATCGTCATCTATCCTCTTTAAATACGGGATGGATGTTAACAGCCTCGGCCAGACGAGTATATACTTGGTGTCTTGTCCATCTAGGCACTGCCGCAACCAGATGCCCCAGATGATGTAATAGTACGCTATAAGTCTGGTCAGCAAGCATGAACTCGTTAATGGCATCCAAATACAAATTCAGCGAAGAAATCAAGTAGTGGATATGATCAGAGGAGGAAAACAATGTCGTCTAAGGGAGCGCTTAAGCAGTCGATTTACCTCCTAACCCTGTCATCAGGTGCCACCAAGCGTGGCCCTCCAGCAGTACGGCCCAGGGAAGGCCAATCGCGTGTCTCCATTGTCGCACTTGGGAACAGAAAACATTGTCAAGGTTCCAGATTAGGAAGCCGCCAAGGAAAATACTGAGTCCTTTGCAGATTGTTAGCTCGTTACACATTGCAATCTGATCCAAATAATTAGTTTGACGAACCAGTAGCTACCATAGTCCACATTGTGTTGAGCACGTAGGACGCCTTTTCTGGATCGCGGGCACTCAATACAGGCCGCAACTGCGATTCCATTACCCACATGCTTCGGAAAACAATAGTTGCCGTAAGTGCTGCATAAGCGGTTTGGTGGAAGACAGGATCCTTGGTGATGTGATAATAAACCTGGGCTTCTCTTAGTATGCCACTTATATAGCAAGAGATTGCCGTGCGCTCAATTAAAAGTATCAACACAATATTCTTACCGTAATCGACCCAGCAAGCGAGAGTAGACTAATGCCTAGGAGAGCTGAGAATGTCCGTGAACGTGAATACGAGAAGCTTGCATGCATCATCAGGCATGTCGTGTATATCATGGATAGCTCATCGACCAATTGCATTGGATCTCAACATCTTGCCGTTAGCTTCCCACCAACCAGGTCGCCTGCAGCATCACCTTGAGCAGGGTACTTACATTTCAGCGTCGTGTGAAAGAGGATGGAGCCTAATCCGACGACCATGTATCCGACATAAGAAATTAGGAATATTGAAGGGTGTTTCTGCTGTATGCAGTTTATAATCCCTCTTATGCCAAGCCACATGAAAATTGCATTTGTAACTGTCTGCTGCCGTgtcaacaaaaaaagacaggTGGGAAAGGTGATTTATTGCTCATACTTACATTGCAAAACTCAGCGCAATATGACGACAATGCATAGTCCTTTTTAATATTCAGCATTTTGCAAGATGGAACAAAAATTACAAACTGGCTCACTTACCTCCTCGCAGAAGTTGAGTGTTGATGTCTGCTCTCCCCAGAATCCATTGCCGGGATTGGCGGTTGGATAAGGGATCCATATCGCCGTGCGAAATGCTGATAACGTCATGTTGATGTTATTCAGAGGTGTTCTTTCTTACAATACAGagtaaaaataaagaatATTCAAACTACAAATATGTtcggaagagaagggaaaagatatGAGAGAATCAAGAGCCATATAATAGATTCCGTACTACCCGCTGTCGATCCAGGTGGGGCGGTAGTACgaatagtacgagtacctgctAGTGCCGAACTTGGTAGTCGTTGCGCCCCGCTAAGTAAGGCGGCTGCCAACACTTCTTGTTGGGCTCCATCCAATGTTCacggtacatgtacatttgAATGACGGGATGTGCCGAGGACAGAGTcaaaagaagggagaggtAATCATCTAGTTGTCAATATTACCATTACCGATTTTATCGTCAAGTCATCTGCAAATAACAAGTCTCAAGGCGTTGGGCCTTTGATTCTGCTTCAATCTCACCTCCAGGCTTGGGCAAATACCAAGCTGATACTAGGTACCCGGTACTTGTGAcaggttgttgttgttgtttgtgacGCATGCGCTGGTTGACAGGGACAGGTACCCAAACCACTATAGCCTTACCTTTGGCAGGGCATTCTATCCATCGCATTTGCAACGCCTTTTTGCACCCGTCGCTCTGCCCAATGACGTGAACTCCTTGTCGCGATGCTTTAGCTATGGATTAATGCCATAGAGAGTCTTCAGTCTCGAGTAAGTCGCCGCATTTTGATGACCAATCTAAGCTCAAACTCACCTCTTTGCAGTGGCATCTGTGCAATCTTCATATGATAATGGCTCTGAGCCGGATAGTGTTCGCGTATCGCCCAGTCGCGTTCTTCCTGGCAAAGAGCCATATTACTCGAATCAAGGTACGGCAATACGATATTCTCTCATCCTCGCTCATGAATTGACAATTTAGACATCGCTGTACTCCATGCCGTCATCGCAGCGGCCCAGGAGAAGCTCGACCATGCTGCAGGCCCAAAACCGCTACCCGCCGCGGCGCTGTTCAGCGCATATGACGAAGTTCTCCCTCAACATGGCGTCGATCCGGATTCTGATCACCATCTCTCGGCTTTTGTATTCAGGATCAGTGGCGAGGAGGGTGGTGGAAGCCTGCTGGACAAGTTTCAATCAATCCTCAACCGCATAGGCATCGTACTCGAATTCAGCGACGACTCCCTTACCTCTCCGCACGGCTATCCCGAGCATCCTCTGTCTCCAAATCCAATAGATACTGGTCACTGGTATCCCGACGACCTCCCcatcaaagaagacgacgatttTCCTCACATGAGACATCGGGCTTACAGCGCGACTTCCCTGGACAAC harbors:
- a CDS encoding ceramidase domain-containing protein, which gives rise to MTLSAFRTAIWIPYPTANPGNGFWGEQTSTLNFCEEDYALSSYCAEFCNQTVTNAIFMWLGIRGIINCIQQKHPSIFLISYVGYMVVGLGSILFHTTLKYPMQLVDELSMIYTTCLMMHASFSYSRSRTFSALLGISLLSLAGSITVYYHITKDPVFHQTAYAALTATIVFRSMWVMESQLRPVLSARDPEKASYVLNTMWTMVATGLSIFLGGFLIWNLDNVFCSQVRQWRHAIGLPWAVLLEGHAWWHLMTGLGAYYYIIWGIWLRQCLDGQDTKYILVWPRLLTSIPYLKRIDDDQYQDKKVQ